A genomic window from Diospyros lotus cultivar Yz01 chromosome 2, ASM1463336v1, whole genome shotgun sequence includes:
- the LOC127795142 gene encoding synaptotagmin-5, giving the protein MSFVVGLVIGLAVGIGLIVVFVRSENSRSRRRSELATTIAAFARMTVEDSRKILAPEYYPSWVVFSQRQKLTWLNLQLTKIWPYVNEAASELIKRSVEPILEQYRPIILSSLKFSKFTLGTVAPQFTGVSIIEDDGGGGITMELEMNWDGNPSIILDIKTRLGVALPVQVKDIGFTGVFRLIFKPLVDQLPCFGAVCYSLKEKKKMDFKLKVIGGDIKAVPGLSDAIEGTIHDAIEDSILWPARKIVPIIPGDYSDLELKPVGVLEVKLIQAKELTNKDIIGKSDPFAVLYVRPLADRMKTSKTINNQLNPVWNEHFEFIVEDATTQHLVVKVYDDEGIQASELIGCAQIRLNELEPVKVKDVWLKLVKDLELQQDNKNRGQVHLELLYCPYGMQNGFTNPFTSNVSMTSLERVLKGGMEGNGADENGNQKRREVIVRGVLSVTVISAEDLPPADIMGKADPYVVLTLKKAGTKNKTRVVNESLNPEWNQTFDFVVEDGLHDMLILEVWDHDTFGKDYMGRCIMTLTRVMLEGEFKDSFDLDGAKSGRLNLHLKWSPQPIYRDS; this is encoded by the exons ATGTCGTTCGTGGTCGGGCTGGTGATCGGACTCGCGGTAGGCATCGGTCTCATCGTCGTCTTCGTCCGCTCCGAGAATTCCCGATCTAGGCGCCGCTCTGAACTC GCGACGACGATCGCGGCGTTTGCGAGAATGACGGTGGAAGATTCCAGAAAGATTCTGGCGCCAGAGTACTACCCATCCTGGGTCGTATTTTCTCAGCGCCAGAAG TTGACATGGCTAAACCTTCAGCTCACAAAGATCTGGCCCTATGTCAACGAG GCGGCGTCCGAACTAATCAAACGTAGTGTTGAGCCGATTCTTGAACAGTACAGGCCAATTATATTGTCTTCtttgaaattttccaaattcACTCTCGGCACTGTCGCCCCACAATTCACAG GGGTTTCCATTATTGAagatgatggtggtggtggtatCACAATGGAGTTAGAGATGAATTGGGATGGGAATCCTAGTATAATACTTGATATCAAGACTAGACTGGGTGTGGCACTACCAGTGCAG GTGAAGGATATTGGATTCACTGGCGTTTTCAGATTGATCTTTAAGCCACTTGTTGACCAGTTGCCTTGCTTTGGTGCTGTATGttattctttaaaagaaaag AAAAAGATGGATTTCAAACTTAAAGTTATTGGTGGTGATATTAAAGCAGTACCTGGCCTTTCTGATGCTATTGAG GGGACAATACATGATGCTATTGAAGATTCTATTCTATGGCCAGCTCGGAAAATTGTACCAATTATACCTGGAGATTACAG CGACCTAGAGCTTAAGCCTGTTGGAGTTTTAGAAGTGAAACTTATACAAGCAAAGGAGTTGACGAATAAGGACATTATTGGGAAATCTGATCCTTTTGCTGTGTTATATGTACGGCCTCTAGCTGATAGAATGAAAACAAGCAAAACAATt AATAATCAGTTGAATCCAGTGTGGAATGAACACTTTGAATTTATAGTTGAAGATGCAACCACACAACACTTGGTGGTAAAAGTATATGATGATGAAGGGATCCAGGCATCAGAACTCATTGGGTGTGCTCAAATACGGCTGAATGAACTTGAGCCTGTTAAAGTAAAGGACGTGTGGTTGAAGTTGGTGAAAGATTTGGAGCTCCAACAAGATAATAAAAACCGAGGCCAG GTCCACTTGGAGCTATTGTACTGTCCATATGGCATGCAAAATGGGTTTACTAACCCTTTCACCTCCAATGTTTCAATGACCTCATTGGAAAGGGTTCTTAAAGGTGGCATGGAAGGGAATGGAGCCGATGAAAATGGAAACCAGAAAAGAAGGGAGGTAATTGTGAGGGGAGTACTGTCTGTAACTGTGATATCAGCTGAAGACTTGCCACCAGCAGACATAATGGGGAAGGCTGACCCCTACGTTGTGCTCACTTTGAAAAAAGCAGGAACGAAAAACAAAACCAGG GTAGTGAATGAAAGTCTGAATCCAGAATGGAATCAAACTTTTGACTTTGTTGTGGAGGACGGGTTGCATGATATGCTAATTCTGGAAGTCTGGGACCATGACACCTTTGGGAAG GACTATATGGGGCGATGCATCATGACACTAACAAGGGTCATGCTGGAAGGGGAATTCAAGGACAGCTTCGATCTAGATGGAGCAAAATCAGGAAGGCTGAACTTGCATCTCAAGTGGTCACCTCAACCAATTTACCGCGATTCATAG